The following proteins are encoded in a genomic region of Catellatospora sp. TT07R-123:
- a CDS encoding glycerol-3-phosphate dehydrogenase/oxidase, translating into MRDRSVSRFAAGALSPERRSADLRRLREEEFDVLIVGGGVTGAGAALDAASRGLRVALIEASDLASGTSSRSSKLIHGGLRYLEQLEFPLVHEALRERGLLTTRLAPHLVRPVPFLVPLPAEQQGVSGVARRAWHRVYYGAGVALYDAFAGIVGHGRGMPLHRHLTQAGTRRLFPSLREEGLAGAIRYYDGQVDDARFVVTVARTAASLGAAVVTGVRAVGLLRQAREVTGVRVSDGTGEFDVRARTVVAATGVWSGDVSSWLPDAKIGFRVRASKGVHLVVPRSAITGEVGLILRTATSVLFVIPWGGHWIIGTTDTDWALDRDHPAASAKDIEYLLSHVNAVLDRPIGLSDIEGVYAGLRPLLSGESDSTSALSREHAVVEPLLGLLLVAGGKFTTYRVMAQDVIDRAARRLGTVRASGTAGLPLLGADGWQAMWRDRADLARRHGLSAGAIEHLLERYGTLTTELLALIDADAALKEPLPGAPEHLSAEVVYAVGHEGARHLVDVLSRRTRISFETAHRGSATARRAAELMAPVLGWDAATVEAEIARYLSHVEAERESQRMPDDVAADAARLAATV; encoded by the coding sequence ATGCGTGACCGCAGCGTGTCCCGCTTTGCCGCCGGCGCCCTCTCGCCAGAGCGCCGCAGTGCCGACCTGCGCCGGCTTCGCGAAGAAGAGTTCGATGTCCTGATCGTCGGGGGTGGAGTGACCGGTGCCGGTGCGGCACTGGACGCCGCCTCGCGCGGCCTGCGGGTCGCGCTCATCGAGGCGAGCGACCTCGCCTCCGGCACCTCGTCGCGCTCGTCCAAACTGATCCACGGCGGCCTGCGCTACCTGGAGCAGCTGGAGTTCCCGCTGGTGCACGAGGCGCTGCGCGAACGCGGCCTGCTCACCACCCGGCTGGCCCCGCACCTGGTGCGGCCGGTGCCGTTCCTCGTGCCGCTGCCCGCCGAGCAGCAGGGTGTGTCCGGGGTGGCCCGGCGCGCCTGGCACCGGGTCTACTACGGCGCCGGGGTCGCGCTCTACGACGCGTTCGCCGGGATCGTCGGGCACGGGCGCGGGATGCCGCTGCACCGGCACCTGACCCAGGCCGGGACGCGGCGGCTGTTCCCGTCGCTGCGGGAGGAGGGCCTGGCCGGGGCGATCCGCTACTACGACGGGCAGGTCGACGACGCCCGGTTCGTGGTGACGGTGGCCCGGACCGCGGCCAGCCTCGGCGCGGCCGTGGTGACCGGGGTGCGCGCGGTGGGCCTGCTGCGCCAGGCCCGCGAGGTCACGGGGGTACGGGTCAGCGACGGCACCGGGGAGTTCGACGTGCGCGCCCGCACCGTGGTCGCGGCGACGGGCGTGTGGAGCGGCGACGTGTCGTCGTGGCTGCCCGACGCGAAGATCGGGTTCCGGGTGCGGGCGTCCAAGGGCGTGCACCTGGTCGTGCCGCGCTCGGCGATCACGGGCGAGGTCGGGCTGATCCTGCGTACCGCGACGAGCGTGCTGTTCGTCATCCCGTGGGGCGGGCACTGGATCATCGGCACCACCGACACCGACTGGGCGCTGGACCGGGACCACCCGGCCGCGTCGGCCAAGGACATCGAATACCTGCTCTCGCACGTCAACGCGGTGCTGGACCGTCCGATCGGGCTGTCCGACATCGAGGGCGTGTACGCCGGGCTGCGGCCGCTGCTGTCGGGGGAGTCCGACTCCACCTCGGCCCTGTCCCGCGAGCACGCGGTGGTCGAGCCGCTGCTCGGGCTGCTGCTGGTGGCGGGCGGGAAGTTCACCACGTACCGGGTGATGGCACAGGACGTGATCGACCGCGCGGCCCGCCGCCTGGGCACGGTGCGGGCCAGCGGCACCGCCGGGCTGCCGCTGCTGGGCGCCGACGGCTGGCAGGCGATGTGGCGCGACCGCGCCGACCTGGCCCGGCGGCACGGGCTGAGCGCCGGGGCGATCGAGCACCTGCTGGAGCGCTACGGCACGCTGACCACCGAGCTGCTGGCGCTGATCGACGCCGACGCCGCGCTGAAGGAGCCGCTGCCCGGAGCGCCGGAGCACCTGAGCGCCGAGGTGGTGTACGCCGTCGGCCACGAGGGCGCCCGGCACCTGGTCGACGTGCTGTCCCGGCGTACCCGGATCTCGTTCGAGACCGCCCACCGGGGCTCGGCGACGGCCCGCCGCGCGGCTGAGCTGATGGCCCCGGTGCTGGGCTGGGACGCGGCCACCGTCGAGGCCGAGATCGCCAGGTACCTGTCCCACGTCGAGGCCGAGCGGGAGTCGCAGCGGATGCCGGACGACGTCGCGGCCGACGCCGCCCGTCTGGCCGCCACCGTCTAG
- a CDS encoding S8 family serine peptidase, whose protein sequence is MKILAVLLGLWAVCFAVASQYGLVFWEQLLGQFGLEAPGWVWLAPAVGAALLVGGPAALLASLPRHEGVRATGRAFLAGAGALTVGCLLRLIPATANELYLLALAAVAAVAAWLLSRRARPAARPAATVPPPAEADVPGSDSAVAASRPAAPVVDDSVTARPQATPGALGWAVLAGVAVLVPFLWAGALGGFTETVTALLAAAAVGWFTATVLGWDLWRHFTTRGRPTLVLVGGLVAGVVLTLVAAGTGAAGVQLLTLLVLPPLGFAVAALAPASPSGRATLVTVALAVFGPLAFVDPDEINLSLYDHDVPYYVFLAALVSLAIALILGLAYGLGLLRTIRTRTVTAPYAPPPVPPHAVPGHPAAPTPYPVPPGAPAGGWYGTAGPAPFVDTLAVRPRTSNRALATGLAVVLGLGAGAFYLSAGHPGLYGDQLFVVLKDQAPLTGLPTTTGLGPGRDARVAAVYHRLVEHAERTQAPLRRDLDRWHFDYQPYYLVNALRVNGGPELKAWLETRDDVDRVLLDQRLRPLPRPIGVSHGTQTQPPALTQWNLQQVGAPDLWKRGITGSGIVVGGSDSGVDGTHPALSAQYRGGDDSWYDPWSGSTTPNDHNGHGTHTMATAVGRENVGVAPGAQWVACVNLERNMSSPSLYLDCMQFMLAPFPHGGNPFTDGRPARAPHVLTNSWGCPPIEGCDATVLRPATAALAAAGIAFVAAAGNTGPRCGSLDTPPATDPASITVAAVNEQRQITDFSSRGPADGKPDLAAPGDEVLSAMPGNTYAKLSGTSMATPHVAGVIALLWSAHPELVGDLPGTEQLLRRGAKPAVPTGCGTEADQAGAGIVNAADAVTAAAG, encoded by the coding sequence ATGAAGATCCTCGCCGTCCTGCTCGGGCTGTGGGCCGTGTGCTTCGCCGTCGCCAGCCAGTACGGCCTCGTCTTCTGGGAGCAGCTGCTCGGCCAGTTCGGCCTGGAGGCCCCCGGCTGGGTCTGGCTCGCCCCGGCGGTGGGCGCCGCGCTGCTGGTGGGCGGCCCGGCCGCGCTGCTGGCGTCCCTGCCCCGGCACGAGGGCGTACGGGCCACCGGCCGCGCCTTCCTCGCCGGTGCCGGTGCGCTGACCGTCGGCTGCCTGCTGCGCCTCATCCCGGCCACCGCCAACGAGCTGTACCTGCTCGCCCTGGCCGCCGTCGCGGCCGTCGCCGCATGGCTGCTGTCGCGCCGCGCCCGCCCGGCCGCCCGGCCCGCCGCAACTGTCCCGCCTCCGGCCGAGGCCGATGTGCCCGGATCGGACAGTGCCGTCGCGGCGTCGCGTCCGGCCGCGCCCGTGGTGGACGACTCCGTCACGGCACGCCCGCAGGCGACGCCGGGGGCGCTGGGGTGGGCCGTGCTCGCGGGCGTGGCGGTGCTGGTGCCGTTCCTGTGGGCGGGGGCGCTGGGCGGGTTCACCGAGACGGTCACGGCCCTGCTGGCGGCGGCCGCGGTCGGCTGGTTCACCGCGACCGTGCTCGGCTGGGACCTGTGGCGGCACTTCACGACCCGGGGCAGGCCGACCCTGGTGCTGGTCGGCGGCCTGGTGGCGGGCGTGGTGCTGACGCTGGTGGCGGCCGGGACCGGCGCCGCCGGGGTGCAGCTGCTGACGCTGCTGGTGCTGCCGCCGCTGGGCTTCGCGGTGGCCGCGCTGGCCCCCGCCAGCCCGTCCGGCCGGGCCACCCTGGTCACGGTGGCGCTGGCGGTCTTCGGCCCGCTCGCCTTCGTCGACCCCGACGAGATCAACCTCAGCCTGTACGACCACGACGTCCCGTACTACGTCTTCCTCGCGGCCCTGGTCTCGCTGGCGATCGCCCTGATCCTGGGCCTGGCGTACGGCCTGGGCCTGCTGCGGACCATCCGCACCAGGACCGTCACCGCCCCGTACGCCCCGCCCCCGGTGCCGCCGCACGCGGTGCCGGGCCATCCGGCCGCGCCGACGCCGTACCCGGTCCCGCCCGGCGCCCCGGCGGGCGGCTGGTACGGAACGGCCGGACCGGCGCCGTTCGTCGACACGCTGGCGGTGCGGCCGCGCACCAGCAACCGCGCCCTGGCCACCGGCCTGGCCGTGGTGCTGGGCCTGGGCGCCGGCGCCTTCTACCTGTCCGCCGGACATCCCGGCCTCTACGGCGACCAGCTGTTCGTGGTGCTCAAGGACCAGGCGCCGCTGACCGGCCTGCCGACCACCACCGGCCTCGGGCCCGGCCGCGACGCCCGGGTCGCCGCCGTCTACCACCGGCTCGTCGAGCACGCCGAGCGCACCCAGGCGCCGCTGCGCCGCGACCTCGACCGCTGGCACTTCGACTACCAGCCGTACTACCTGGTCAACGCGCTGCGGGTGAACGGCGGCCCGGAGCTGAAGGCGTGGCTGGAGACGCGCGACGACGTCGACCGGGTGCTGCTCGACCAGCGGCTGAGGCCGCTGCCCCGGCCGATCGGGGTCAGCCACGGCACGCAGACCCAGCCCCCGGCGCTGACCCAGTGGAACCTCCAGCAGGTCGGCGCACCCGACCTGTGGAAGCGCGGCATCACCGGCTCGGGCATCGTGGTCGGCGGCTCCGACTCCGGCGTGGACGGCACCCACCCGGCCCTGTCGGCGCAGTACCGCGGCGGCGACGACTCCTGGTACGACCCCTGGTCGGGCAGCACCACCCCCAACGACCACAACGGCCACGGCACGCACACCATGGCCACCGCCGTGGGCCGCGAGAACGTCGGCGTCGCCCCCGGCGCGCAGTGGGTCGCCTGCGTGAACCTCGAACGCAACATGAGCAGCCCCTCGCTGTACCTGGACTGCATGCAGTTCATGCTCGCGCCGTTCCCGCACGGCGGGAACCCGTTCACCGACGGCCGCCCGGCGCGCGCCCCGCACGTGCTGACCAACTCGTGGGGCTGCCCGCCGATCGAGGGCTGTGACGCCACCGTGCTGCGCCCGGCCACCGCCGCCCTGGCTGCGGCCGGGATCGCCTTCGTCGCCGCCGCGGGCAACACCGGGCCCCGGTGCGGCTCGCTGGACACCCCGCCCGCCACCGACCCGGCGTCGATCACCGTCGCGGCCGTGAACGAGCAGCGCCAGATCACCGACTTCTCCAGCCGGGGCCCGGCCGACGGCAAGCCCGACCTGGCCGCCCCCGGCGACGAGGTGCTGTCGGCGATGCCGGGCAACACGTACGCCAAGCTCAGTGGCACCTCGATGGCGACTCCGCACGTCGCGGGCGTGATCGCGCTGCTGTGGTCGGCGCACCCGGAACTCGTCGGCGACCTGCCCGGCACCGAGCAGCTGCTGCGCCGCGGCGCCAAGCCCGCCGTCCCCACCGGCTGCGGAACGGAGGCGGACCAGGCCGGCGCCGGCATCGTCAACGCGGCGGACGCCGTGACCGCCGCCGCGGGGTAG
- a CDS encoding GNAT family N-acetyltransferase → MTVMIGPYEPHHRAAVTGLLERSLLADDAAEAAEIVDLLAGSTGFVAIDGDEPDGEVVGVALGSTGHRDPAVGHLDLLAVDPGHRRQGHGRALVEAVEEMLRGRGLTAVQVSGNAPVHAWPGVDVRYTPALCSLAALGYAHDRTAWNMTAELVEGSPALRETRSAQERLAAAHVVVRAATPADLPELRPIIAAEWDAAWVAEVERAIGGHGGCQLAFRDGAPVGFAAWGGCRPSWFGPMGTLPAATGLGIGGVLLRRCLREQADRGLRSVQIGWVGPVSFYSGAAGAVIERVFFLLRKPL, encoded by the coding sequence TTGACCGTCATGATCGGCCCGTACGAGCCGCACCACCGTGCCGCCGTCACCGGCCTGCTGGAGCGGTCGCTGCTGGCCGACGACGCGGCCGAGGCGGCCGAGATAGTCGACCTGCTGGCCGGGTCGACCGGCTTCGTCGCGATCGACGGCGACGAACCCGACGGCGAGGTGGTCGGGGTGGCCCTGGGCAGCACCGGCCATCGCGACCCGGCGGTCGGGCACCTGGACCTGCTCGCGGTCGACCCGGGCCACCGCCGCCAGGGGCACGGCCGGGCGCTGGTCGAGGCGGTGGAGGAGATGCTGCGGGGGCGCGGGCTGACCGCGGTCCAGGTCAGCGGCAACGCCCCGGTGCACGCCTGGCCCGGGGTGGACGTGCGGTACACGCCCGCGCTGTGCTCGCTGGCCGCGCTCGGGTACGCGCACGACCGTACGGCCTGGAACATGACCGCCGAGCTGGTCGAGGGCTCGCCCGCGCTGCGCGAGACGCGCTCGGCCCAGGAGCGGCTGGCCGCCGCGCACGTCGTGGTACGCGCCGCGACCCCGGCCGACCTGCCCGAGCTGCGCCCGATCATCGCCGCCGAGTGGGACGCGGCCTGGGTGGCCGAGGTGGAGCGGGCGATCGGCGGCCACGGCGGCTGCCAACTGGCCTTCCGCGACGGAGCGCCGGTCGGCTTCGCGGCCTGGGGCGGCTGCCGCCCGAGCTGGTTCGGCCCGATGGGCACCCTGCCCGCCGCGACGGGACTCGGCATCGGCGGCGTGCTGCTGCGCCGGTGCCTGCGCGAGCAGGCCGATCGAGGGCTGCGCAGCGTCCAGATCGGGTGGGTGGGGCCGGTGAGCTTCTACTCCGGCGCCGCGGGGGCTGTCATCGAGCGCGTGTTCTTCCTGCTCCGCAAGCCCCTCTAG
- a CDS encoding sugar porter family MFS transporter: MSRTLRDDEDVAASSSVPGSAAEAHGAAIMVSTAAAVGGFLFGYDTAVINGTVDALQETFHLNSVVLGLVVSSALLGCAVGAWFAGPLADRLGRVRVMLIAAALFVVSAIGSALAFAAWDLTVWRVIGGLGVGAASVIAPAYIAEVSPAHMRGRLGSLQQLAIVSGIFVALLVDYLLADVAGGAMASVPWGGAAWRWMFASAAIPAVIYAVLALQIPESPRYLVRRGRLAEARKVIKRLIGGDVDQRIEDIQRTVSRPGEKVRLSDLRGPRLGLLPIVWVGILLSVFQQFVGINVIFYYSSTLWASVGFSESSSLLITVITSVTNIITTLIAIALVDRIGRKPLLLIGAAGMVVTLGTMAWCFSTATQTVNAAGESVTMLSPDVGKVALVAANLYVVAFGMSWGPVVWVLLGEMFNNTIRATALAVAAAAQWVANWLISTTFPALASIGLTFAYGLYCLFALLAFIFVSKAVHETRGRELESM, encoded by the coding sequence ATGTCGCGAACGCTGCGCGACGATGAGGACGTGGCAGCCTCGTCGTCAGTCCCGGGCAGCGCCGCGGAGGCGCACGGCGCGGCGATCATGGTCTCGACCGCGGCGGCGGTGGGCGGATTCCTCTTCGGATACGACACCGCCGTCATCAACGGCACCGTGGACGCGCTGCAGGAGACCTTCCATCTCAACTCCGTCGTCCTCGGCCTGGTGGTGTCCTCGGCACTGCTGGGCTGCGCCGTCGGCGCCTGGTTCGCCGGTCCGCTGGCCGACCGGCTCGGCCGGGTACGGGTCATGCTCATCGCCGCCGCCCTGTTCGTCGTCAGCGCGATCGGATCGGCACTCGCCTTCGCCGCCTGGGACCTGACCGTCTGGCGCGTCATCGGCGGCCTGGGGGTCGGCGCGGCGAGCGTCATCGCCCCGGCGTACATCGCCGAGGTGTCCCCCGCGCACATGCGCGGCCGGCTCGGTTCGCTCCAGCAGCTCGCCATCGTCAGCGGCATCTTCGTCGCCCTGCTGGTCGACTACCTGCTCGCCGACGTCGCGGGCGGGGCGATGGCCTCGGTGCCGTGGGGCGGCGCGGCGTGGCGGTGGATGTTCGCCTCCGCCGCGATCCCGGCGGTGATCTACGCGGTGCTCGCGCTGCAGATCCCGGAATCGCCGCGCTACCTGGTGCGGCGCGGCCGCCTGGCCGAGGCCCGCAAGGTCATCAAGCGGCTGATCGGCGGCGACGTCGACCAGCGGATCGAGGACATTCAGCGTACGGTGAGCCGCCCCGGCGAGAAGGTGCGCCTGTCCGACCTCAGAGGCCCGCGCCTGGGCCTGCTGCCGATCGTCTGGGTGGGCATCCTGCTCTCGGTGTTCCAGCAGTTCGTCGGCATCAACGTGATCTTCTATTACTCGTCGACGCTGTGGGCGTCGGTGGGCTTCAGCGAGTCGAGTTCGCTGCTGATCACGGTGATCACCAGCGTCACCAACATCATCACCACGCTGATCGCGATCGCCCTGGTCGACCGGATCGGCCGCAAACCGCTACTGCTCATCGGCGCGGCGGGCATGGTGGTCACGCTCGGCACGATGGCCTGGTGCTTCTCCACCGCCACGCAGACCGTCAACGCGGCGGGCGAGTCCGTGACCATGCTCAGCCCCGACGTCGGCAAGGTCGCCCTGGTCGCGGCGAACCTCTACGTCGTCGCGTTCGGTATGAGCTGGGGCCCGGTCGTCTGGGTGCTGCTGGGCGAGATGTTCAACAACACGATCCGCGCGACGGCACTGGCCGTGGCCGCCGCCGCCCAGTGGGTGGCCAACTGGCTCATCAGCACCACCTTCCCGGCGCTGGCCAGCATCGGCCTGACCTTCGCGTACGGCCTCTACTGCCTGTTCGCGCTGCTGGCCTTCATCTTCGTCTCGAAGGCGGTGCACGAGACCAGGGGCCGCGAGCTCGAAAGCATGTGA
- the groL gene encoding chaperonin GroEL (60 kDa chaperone family; promotes refolding of misfolded polypeptides especially under stressful conditions; forms two stacked rings of heptamers to form a barrel-shaped 14mer; ends can be capped by GroES; misfolded proteins enter the barrel where they are refolded when GroES binds), with product MAKIIAFDEEARRGLERGMNILADAVKVTLGPKGRNVVLEKKWGAPTITNDGVSIAKEIELEDPYEKIGAELVKEVAKKTDDVAGDGTTTATVLAQALVREGLRNVAAGANPMALKRGIEAAVASVAEELSKLAKDVETKEQIASTASISAADTTVGEIIAEAMDKVGKEGVITVEESNTFGLELELTEGMRFDKGFNSAYFITDPERMEAVLEDPYLLIVNGKISNVKDMLPILEKVMQSGKPLLIIAEDVEGEALATLIVNKIRGTFKSVAVKAPGFGDRRKAMLQDIAILTGGQVVSEEVGLKLDSTGLDMLGRARKVVVTKDETTIVDGAGDAEQINGRVNQIRAEIEKSDSDYDREKLQERLAKLAGGVAVIKVGAATEVELKERKHRIEDAVRNAKAAVEEGIVAGGGVALVQAGKTAFDKLDLSGDEATGANIVRVALDAPLRQIAVNAGLEGGVVSEKVRNIEPGWGLNAATGEYVDLLKAGIIDPAKVTRSALQNAASIAALFLTTEAVVADKPEKASAAPAGPGGGDMDF from the coding sequence ATGGCCAAGATTATTGCGTTCGACGAGGAGGCGCGCCGCGGCCTCGAGCGGGGCATGAACATCCTCGCTGACGCCGTAAAGGTGACGCTCGGCCCCAAGGGTCGCAATGTCGTGCTCGAGAAGAAGTGGGGCGCCCCCACCATCACCAACGATGGTGTGAGCATCGCCAAGGAGATCGAGCTCGAGGACCCGTACGAGAAGATCGGCGCCGAGCTGGTCAAGGAGGTCGCCAAGAAGACCGACGACGTGGCCGGTGACGGCACCACGACGGCGACCGTCCTGGCTCAGGCGCTGGTCCGCGAGGGCCTGCGCAACGTCGCCGCCGGCGCGAACCCGATGGCCCTGAAGCGGGGCATCGAGGCCGCCGTGGCGTCCGTGGCCGAGGAGCTGTCGAAGCTCGCCAAGGACGTCGAGACGAAGGAGCAGATCGCCTCCACCGCCTCGATCTCCGCCGCTGACACCACCGTCGGCGAGATCATCGCCGAGGCGATGGACAAGGTCGGCAAGGAAGGCGTCATCACCGTCGAGGAGAGCAACACCTTCGGTCTGGAGCTGGAGCTCACCGAGGGTATGCGCTTCGACAAGGGCTTCAACTCGGCGTACTTCATCACCGATCCCGAGCGCATGGAGGCGGTCCTGGAGGACCCCTACCTGCTGATCGTGAACGGCAAGATCTCCAACGTCAAGGACATGCTGCCGATCCTCGAGAAGGTCATGCAGAGCGGCAAGCCGCTGCTGATCATCGCCGAGGACGTCGAGGGCGAGGCCCTGGCCACCCTGATCGTGAACAAGATCCGCGGCACCTTCAAGTCCGTCGCCGTCAAGGCCCCGGGCTTCGGCGACCGCCGCAAGGCCATGCTGCAGGACATCGCGATCCTGACCGGCGGCCAGGTCGTGTCCGAGGAGGTCGGCCTCAAGCTCGACAGCACCGGTCTGGACATGCTGGGCCGCGCCCGCAAGGTCGTCGTGACCAAGGACGAGACCACCATCGTCGACGGTGCCGGTGACGCCGAGCAGATCAACGGCCGGGTGAACCAGATCCGCGCCGAGATCGAGAAGTCGGACTCCGACTACGACCGCGAGAAGCTGCAGGAGCGCCTGGCCAAGCTGGCCGGCGGTGTCGCGGTGATCAAGGTCGGCGCGGCCACCGAGGTCGAGCTCAAGGAGCGCAAGCACCGCATCGAGGACGCCGTCCGCAACGCGAAGGCGGCCGTCGAGGAGGGCATCGTCGCCGGTGGCGGCGTGGCGCTCGTGCAGGCCGGCAAGACCGCGTTCGACAAGCTCGACCTGAGCGGCGACGAGGCCACCGGTGCCAACATCGTCCGGGTCGCGCTCGACGCCCCGCTGCGGCAGATCGCCGTCAACGCGGGCCTCGAGGGTGGCGTCGTGTCGGAGAAGGTGCGCAACATCGAGCCGGGCTGGGGCCTCAACGCCGCCACCGGCGAGTACGTCGACCTGCTCAAGGCCGGCATCATCGACCCCGCCAAGGTGACCCGCTCGGCGCTGCAGAACGCTGCCTCGATCGCGGCCCTGTTCCTCACCACCGAGGCCGTCGTGGCCGACAAGCCGGAGAAGGCGTCGGCCGCCCCGGCGGGCCCCGGCGGCGGTGACATGGACTTCTGA